Proteins from a single region of Hermetia illucens chromosome 3, iHerIll2.2.curated.20191125, whole genome shotgun sequence:
- the LOC119651311 gene encoding uncharacterized protein LOC119651311 isoform X2, with translation MGEKQKENEKHEFARVRGAVRVVNIPVARMCVWVRCWDKYSHCALRCIAYWEKMLSTFRAALLSPKNVEPAREYKLEHVICMYITHATYSMRGGVVMMDV, from the coding sequence ATGGGAGAGAAGCAGAAGGAAAATGAAAAGCACGAGTTTGCACGCGTTCGGGGTGCTGTGCGCGTTGTAAACATCCCAGTGGCGCGTATGTGCGTGTGGGTCCGGTGCTGGGATAAATACTCTCATTGTGCGTTGAGGTGCATCGCGTACTGGGAGAAAATGCTTAGCACATTTCGTGCGGCGTTGCTTAGTCCCAAAAATGTAGAACCTGCTCGTGAATACAAATTGGAGCatgtgatatgtatgtacatcacTCACGCGACCTATAGTATGCGAG